In Haemophilus parainfluenzae, the sequence TTCATTTCGATTTTTACCTTCTTGTAACAGCTCAAACACTTTACCACGCATATCTACTGCAATGGTTGCATTCGAATCGGCAATATTGTTATTTTGACATTGTGGACAACGCAGTTCTTGCGTTAATTGATGATAGTCCTTTTCTTGCTCTGGCGAAGCAAAATTTAGCGCATCAATTGCGGCAGTCGCAGAGACGCTCATAAAAAGTGCGGTCAAAAAAATCCATGATTTTCTCATTATGGTTTCTCCGCTAATTTGTCATAAATAGGCTTCAATGTCTCATTCCAAACACGTTCATTCACATCCCCCGCTAAGCGATAATGAATCACGCCTTTACCATCAACGATAAATGTTTCCGGGGCGCCGTAAACCCCCAAATCTAATGCAAAAGAACCTTTTTCATCTTTAAGCACAAGACTATAAGGATTACCTAAATCTTTTAGCCATTTTACAGCTTTTGGTGATTCATCTTTATAGTCGATACCAATGATTGTTACGCCTTGTTTAGCCAATTGATTCAAATATTGATGCTCTGCATAACAAGTTGGACACCAAGTCGCCCACACATTCAAGAGAATCGGTTTACCTTGTTGGAAAATTTCATTACCGTAGGTTTTATTTTCCAATA encodes:
- a CDS encoding cytochrome c-type biogenesis protein, encoding MRKSWIFLTALFMSVSATAAIDALNFASPEQEKDYHQLTQELRCPQCQNNNIADSNATIAVDMRGKVFELLQEGKNRNEVVDYMIQRYGNFVTYDPPMTMSTIVLWIAPILLVLIGILFVFKRKSKSPSAVNSDAILDDEENARLSALLKEKDK
- a CDS encoding DsbE family thiol:disulfide interchange protein produces the protein MNKKLLIPLIVFLAVAAAFLVQLGRNAQGDDPKALESALVGKPVPQRTLTDLLENKTYGNEIFQQGKPILLNVWATWCPTCYAEHQYLNQLAKQGVTIIGIDYKDESPKAVKWLKDLGNPYSLVLKDEKGSFALDLGVYGAPETFIVDGKGVIHYRLAGDVNERVWNETLKPIYDKLAEKP